A segment of the Streptomyces sp. XD-27 genome:
GCCGCGCGGCCCCGCAGTGCCGCCGCGGCGCCCTCCGGCCGGGTGCCGCCCATCATCAGGCGCACATGCGTGGCGACATCCGGCAGCGCCTCGATGTTGTACGGCGCCACCATCATGTCCAGCACCTCGTCGGCGTACGGGCCCATGCCCTCCCGCAGCAGCCGGTCCGCCATGGCGTGGCGCCGCGCCCTGCCCTCCTCGGTCTCCGGCTCCACGGAGGTGTCGGCGAGCAGCAGCCCCCGCACCCGGTCGGGATGGAGCCGTTGGAACTCCATCGCGATCTGGCCGCCCATCGACAGGCCGCCGAGCACCACGCCGTCGATCCCCAGGTGGTCCAGCAGCCCGGCGAGGTCCGCCGCGAAGTCGGAGAACGGGGTGGTGCCCGGCACCACCGCGGAGCTTCCGTAGCCGCGCAGATCGGGGGCGATGACGCGGTGCCCGGCGCGGGCCGCCTCGGCGAGCTGGGGCCGCCACATGGACCGGTCGAAGGGGTGCCCGTGCACCAGCAGCAGAGGTGTCGCGCCGTCCCGGGGCCCCTCGTCGTCGTACCCGATCGATATGCCGTTCACCAGCGCTGTATTCATCAGTTCCCCGTTCGCCAGACCCTGTTGAGTGGATGCTAGGCGGGCCACCGGGTGAGTGCAATGATAACTTTGCCCTCGGTGCAATACGGGGCAATGCCCGAGACGGGAGCGGACGATGGAGGACTACCGGCACGCGGCGG
Coding sequences within it:
- a CDS encoding alpha/beta fold hydrolase, translating into MNTALVNGISIGYDDEGPRDGATPLLLVHGHPFDRSMWRPQLAEAARAGHRVIAPDLRGYGSSAVVPGTTPFSDFAADLAGLLDHLGIDGVVLGGLSMGGQIAMEFQRLHPDRVRGLLLADTSVEPETEEGRARRHAMADRLLREGMGPYADEVLDMMVAPYNIEALPDVATHVRLMMGGTRPEGAAAALRGRAARPDYRPVLAQVAVPALVVVGRDDAFTPLRDAETMRRLIRGAELAVIEGAAHMPNLERPAEFTTLLLRFLDRIGHRRAARTAGTGAES